A single region of the Kwoniella botswanensis chromosome 1, complete sequence genome encodes:
- a CDS encoding ornithine-oxo-acid transaminase, with amino-acid sequence MSPVATNTPNAPAQPVGGKAKFSTQQIINLEHEYSAHNYHPLPVCFERGEGAHVWDPEGNEYLDFLAAYSAVNQGHCHPDILQTLITQASKLTLSSRAFYSSNLGPFAEKITKMFGFDMVLPMNTGAEAVETAIKLARKWGYEKKGIKEGKAKVLSVEGNFHGRTIGIISMSTDPESRNGFGPFLDNVGPQWDTGLIRYNHPEDLERTLEKYGDEVAAFLVEPIQGEAGIYVPDDGYLAKIHEICKKYNVLLICDEIQTGLARTGKMLCYEWDNIKPDMVILGKALSGGMYPVSCVMASKEIMLCIKPGEHGSTYGGNPLGCAVAMTALDVLVNENLVERSQKLGEIFRSELAKLNSPFIKIIRGRGLFNGVVIDEKASKKGRTAWQLCLLMKSKGLLAKPTHVNIIRFAPPLVISEEDVYKATRIIAESLEEFDVIEKIPGDEGEEHDTKIELED; translated from the exons ATGTCACCAGTAGCTACCAACACACCTAACGCACCTGCTCAACCGGTAGGCGGGAAAGCGAAATTCTCAActcaacaaatcatcaattTGGAACATGAGTATTCAGC ACATAATTACCACCCTTTACCTGT ATGCtttgaaagaggtgaaggagccCATGTGTGGGATCCTGAGGGTAATGAGTACCTTGATTTCTTAGCTGCTTACTC GGCTGTCAACCAAGGTCACTGTCACCCTGATATCC TACAAACACTCATCACCCAAGCATCCAAGctcaccctctcctctcGAGCCTTCTACTCATCCAACCTCGGTCCATTCGCAGAGAAAATAACCAAGATGTTCGGCTTCGACATGGTCCTACCCATGAACACGGGTGCCGAGGCAGTCGAGACAGCCATCAAATTAGCTAGAAAATGGGGAtacgagaagaaaggtatcaaagagggtAAAGCCAAAGTACTAAGTGTGGAAGGAAATTTCCACGGAAGGACAATCGGTATCATCTCCATGTCAACCGATCCAGAATCGAGGAATGGTTTTGGGCCGTTCTTGGATAATGTCGGTCCTCAGTGGGATACAGGATTGATCAGGTACAACCACCCTGAAGATCTTGAGAGGACTTTGGAGAAATATGGAGATGAGGTGGCGGCGTTCTTGGTTGAACCTATTCAGGGTGAAGCTGG TATCTACGTCCCCGACGATGGATACCTAGCGAAGATCCACGAAATCTGTAAGAAATACAATGTCCTGTTGATCTGTGATGAAATCCAGACTGGACTTGCTAGAACTGGTAAAAT GCTCTGCTACGAGTGGGATAATATCAAGCCCGATATGGTTATCCTCGGAAAAGCTCTTTCTGGTGGTA TGTACCCCGTGTCATGCGTTATGGCCAGTAAGGAGATCATGCTTTGCATCAAACCCGGAGAACATGGGTCGACATACGGAGG AAACCCCCTAGGATGTGCTGTAGCCATGACCGCCCTCGACGTGCTTGTCAACGAAAACTTAGTTGAGAGATCACAAAAATTGGGTGAAATCTTCCGATCGGAATTGGCGAAATTGAATTCACCATTCATCAAGATcattcgaggaagaggattatTCAACGGTgtggtgattgatgagaaAGCTTCAAAGAAGGGCAGAACAGCTTGGCAACTGTGTTTGTTAATGAAATCAAAGGGACTATTGGCTAAGCCTACACATGTGAATAT TATTCGATTTGCACCTCCTCTTGTGATttcagaagaggatgtgTACAAAGCTACGAGGATCATTGCTGAGTCCCTAGAAGAATTCGATGTT ATCGAGAAGATCccaggagatgaaggtgaagagcACGATACCAagattgagcttgaggatTAG